GGCGGCGCTCGGGGGCGATGCGTCGGGCCTGCGTCTCTCGAAGGCGGAGGCGCGGCATCTGGACGAGATCGCGACCGCCGCGCGGGACGGCACGGCACCCTTCGCGCTGGGCGATGCGCTGGGAGTTCGGGCGGCTGACGCGCTTCGGGTGCGTGCGGCCCTGCTGGGCGCGCCGCTGGATGTGCGCGACCTCGACATGGCGGCGCGGGGGGCGACGGCGCGGTTCCCCTTGACCGCGAAGGACCTGATGCCGAACCTGTCGGGGCCGGATCTCGGGGTGGCGCTGGCGCGCGGGCGCACGCTCTGGCGGGCAAGCGAGGGACGTCTCGACCGCGCGGCGCTGAAGGCGCGGCTCCTCGAAGAATAGGATCTTCGCGCAGTCGGCGCTTGACCGCGGAGCCTCGCGCGGGGCACGGCGCCGTGGATGATCGATCCGCTCTATCTCTTCGTGTTCTTCGGGCTCTTCACGCCCGGCCCCAACGTCATCCTGCTGACGGCGTCGGGTGCGCGATTCGGGTTTCGCCCGACGCTGCCGCATGTGCTGGGCGTCGCGTTCGGCGTGGGCGTGACCTCCGCGCTGACGGCGCTGGGCGTGGGGGCGGTGCTTCTGGCGCTGCCGGGCCTCAAGCTTACCCTGCAGGTCCTAGCGGTGGCGTGGATCCTCTGGATGGCGTGGAAGCTCCTGCGCGCACAGGGCGCAGCGGCGGATGGCCGCGACCGGCCCTTCACATTCGTCGAGGCGGTGCTCTTCCAATGGGTGAACCCCAAGATCTGGATCATCGCGTTGGCGGCCGCGTCGGGCTATGCCAGCGACCTGCCCGCCCATCTCGAGGCGCTCCGGATCGGGAGCGCGTTCAGTGGCATCAACCTGTTCGTCTGCCTGTTCTGGACCTTCGCCGGCACGCTTCTGGCCTACCTGCTGACGACACCGCTGGCCTGGCGCATCTTCACGAGCGTGATGGCGGCGGCGCTGGCCGTGTCGGGATTGATGGTCTTCGCGGCCTGAACGCCTATATGGTGCGGGCAGCCCGAAGGCCCAGCCCATGTTCCGCTACTTCGAAAATCTGGTCGATCCCTATGTGGAGCACGACGACGAAGACACGCCGCCGTCCCGGCTCTGGCCGTTCCTCGCCGTCTATTCGCGCCCCTTCGCGCGCGTCTTCGCGGTCACGGCGCTCTTCTCGGTGATCGTGGCCGCGGTCGAGATCTGGCTGATCTCCTACATGGGACGGCTGGTCGATCTCTTGTCGGACACGCAGCCCGCCCAGTTCCTTGCCGATCACGGGTGGGAGCTGGCGCTCGTCGCGCTCTTCATCCTGGCCGTGCGGCCCGCGATTCAAATGATCGACGTTCTGCTTCTCAACAACGCGATCCTGCCCAATTACGGCACGCTGATGCGGTGGCGGGCGCACAAGCACGTGCTGCGCCAATCGGTCGGCTGGTTCGAGAACGATTTCGCCGGGCGGATCGCCAACCGGATCATGCAGGCCCCGCCGGCGGCCGGCGAAGCGGTGTTCCAGGTCTTCGACGCGATCACCTTCGCGCTGGCCTATCTTCTCGGCGCGGCGTTCCTTCTCTGGGGTGCCGATCCGCGGCTCCTGATCCCGTTGGCGGTCTGGGCGGCGCTCTATGCCGCCCTCGTGCGCTGGACGGTGGCGCGGGTCGGGCCCGCGTCGAAGGCGTCGAGCGACGCGCGATCGATGACCACGGGCCGCGTCGTGGACGCCTATACCAACATCCATTCGGTCAAGCTCTTCGCCCATGAGGGGCGCGAGCTGGATTACGCGCGCGACGCCATCGAGACGACGCGCCGGACCTTCGCGGCCGAAATGCGGATCTTCACCGTGATGGACGTGGCGCTCGTGATGCTGAACGGCCTCCTGATCGTCGGCGTCGTCGGCTGGGGCGTGATGCTCTGGGTTCAGGGCACCGCCAGCGTCGGTGTCGTCGCGGCGGCGACGGCGCTTGTTCTGCGGCTCAACGCGATGACCGGCTGGATCATGTGGGCGCTGACCTCGTTCTTCCGCTCCCTCGGCGTCGTCGAGGAGGGGATGGAGACCATCGCCCAGCCGATCCGCCTGACCGACGCGCC
This portion of the uncultured Jannaschia sp. genome encodes:
- a CDS encoding LysE family translocator — its product is MIDPLYLFVFFGLFTPGPNVILLTASGARFGFRPTLPHVLGVAFGVGVTSALTALGVGAVLLALPGLKLTLQVLAVAWILWMAWKLLRAQGAAADGRDRPFTFVEAVLFQWVNPKIWIIALAAASGYASDLPAHLEALRIGSAFSGINLFVCLFWTFAGTLLAYLLTTPLAWRIFTSVMAAALAVSGLMVFAA
- a CDS encoding ABC transporter ATP-binding protein, translated to MFRYFENLVDPYVEHDDEDTPPSRLWPFLAVYSRPFARVFAVTALFSVIVAAVEIWLISYMGRLVDLLSDTQPAQFLADHGWELALVALFILAVRPAIQMIDVLLLNNAILPNYGTLMRWRAHKHVLRQSVGWFENDFAGRIANRIMQAPPAAGEAVFQVFDAITFALAYLLGAAFLLWGADPRLLIPLAVWAALYAALVRWTVARVGPASKASSDARSMTTGRVVDAYTNIHSVKLFAHEGRELDYARDAIETTRRTFAAEMRIFTVMDVALVMLNGLLIVGVVGWGVMLWVQGTASVGVVAAATALVLRLNAMTGWIMWALTSFFRSLGVVEEGMETIAQPIRLTDAPGAVPLKVADGAIAFDGVTHHYGGAKGGITDLTVHVAPGEKVGVIGRSGAGKSTLVKLLLRFYDPERGQIAIDGQDITAVTQESLRHAIGMVQQDSSLLHRSVAENIRYGRADATMAEIEAAAAKAQAHDFIRDLEDPEGRGGYDAQVGERGVKLSGGQRQRIALARVILKDAPILVLDEATSALDSEVEAAIQDTLYGMMEGKTVIAIAHRLSTIAAMDRILVIDDGRIIEEGTHDALLARDGLYAAFWARQSGGFIDTRAADATTAAQ